In Mercurialis annua linkage group LG6, ddMerAnnu1.2, whole genome shotgun sequence, the following are encoded in one genomic region:
- the LOC126653617 gene encoding zinc finger BED domain-containing protein RICESLEEPER 1-like, which produces MRCIAHILNLVVSDGLKDVNVSIKKVRDCVRYIRNSPARLRKFKEAAVFVGIETKKSLCLDVPTRWNSTFLMLTTACLFEKAFEKFDEDESCFRSDLNDSIPDFLDWQVVRKFSDCLSHFYHVTLRISGSLYVTSDMHFQEICDLSCVLSDMIESDDLEVKLLGEKMKLKFDKYWGDHEKMNKLIFFACVFDPSVKLEGMEYSLTTMFGKEKGVVLFKSVVDELTLLFNEYKSLYDSGGSRPNLAELSSQSELSPSQGGSVSPPLPILVHASDSKRPPSVMKARFKKHRKEMGTLSTQKSELEVYLGEDLVEDVLSKIARDILAVPISTVASESAFSTGGRVLDSFRSSLTPKLVEALICTQDWLRVNKTPVIVEECVEELDAFELELPNVGPPAV; this is translated from the exons ATGAGATGTATTGCCCATATCTTGAATCTGGTTGTTAGTGATGGTCTTAAGGATGTGAATGTGTCAATTAAGAAAGTCAGAGATTGTGTTAGGTACATTAGGAATAGTCCTGCTAGGTTGAGAAAGTTTAAAGAAGCTGCAGTGTTTGTTGGTATTGAAACTAAGAAATCTTTATGTCTTGATGTGCCCACTAGGTGGAATTCTACTTTTTTGATGCTTACAACTGCTTGTTTGTTTGAGAAAgcatttgaaaaatttgatgaGGATGAGTCCTGTTTTAGGTCTGATTTGAATGATAGTATACCTGATTTTTTAGATTGGCAGGTTGTTAGGAAGTTTTCTGACTGTTTGTCTCACTTTTATCATGTCACTTTGCGCATATCAGGGTCTTTGTATGTGACTTCTGATATGCATTTTCAAGAAATATGTGATCTGAGTTGTGTACTGTCTGATATGATAGAAAGTGATGATTTAGAGGTGAAATTGTTGGGTGAAAAAATGAAACTGAAGTTTGATAAATACTGGGGGGATCATGAAAAAATGAATAAGTTGATATTTTTTGCTTGTGTCTTTGATCCTAGTGTTAAGTTGGAAGGTATGGAGTATTCCTTAACCACAATGTTTGGTAAGGAGAAGGGGGTAGTTCTGTTTAAATCTGTTGTGGATGAACTCACTTTGCTGTTTAATGAATACAAATCATTGTATGATTCTGGTGGAAGTAGACCCAATTTGGCTGAATTGAGTTCTCAATCTGAACTGTCCCCATCTCAAGGAGGCTCTGTATCACCTCCTCTTCCTATTCTTGTGCATGCTTCTGATTCCAAAAGGCCTCCATCTGTCATGAAGGCCAGATTTAAGAAACATAGAAAAGAAATGGGAACTTTAAGCACTCAAAAAAGTGAGCTGGAAGTTTATCTTGGTGAGGATTTAGTGGAGGATG TCTTATCTAAAATAGCTCGAGATATTCTTGCGGTTCCCATTTCTACCGTGGCATCTGAGTCAGCCTTCAGTACTGGTGGCAGAGTGTTGGATAGCTTCAGGAGTTCTTTAACTCCTAAACTGGTGGAAGCTTTGATATGCACACAAGATTGGTTGAGAGTTAACAAAACACCTGTGATTGTGGAAGAATGTGTGGAGGAGTTGGATGCATTTGAGCTAG AGTTGCCAAATGTTGGTCCTCCTGCAGTGTGA